Genomic window (Syngnathus typhle isolate RoL2023-S1 ecotype Sweden linkage group LG19, RoL_Styp_1.0, whole genome shotgun sequence):
CGGATCAAAACCTGGACTGTCCTCAAAGAGCAGCACATGCTCTGTCACGTTTTCAGCATCATCCAGGGTTGCTTTGTAATTACACCTTTCTTCCCCTTCTCCTAGTGTGTGCTTGTGGGCTGCCAAACCACATAGATCCAAAGAAAAATCTGCAGATCATGGAGTGAAAGCTTGCGGGAGTTTTCTGGCCCCAAACCATGTCAGCATTCATTTGCATCTGGGCCTGCTTCCTGCTGCGTCTCAGCGCCGCCGCAACGGACAAGACGCCAGGTGAGACACAAACTCCTCTTTGTCCCACGGCAAAGAGGAGAGCCCCGAGGGGCTTCGCTTTGAGACTGACCCCATTGGATCGCGTATCTGGCAAGAACCTCGCCAAGGCAAACGGACTGGGCCCGATTGATAAAAAGCTTTGCAAAACCCCAcaccgttttgttttgttgtgatCCATTTTTTGTAATATTCCATCACTTCTAACTTCATTATTATAAGACTTATGAAATTGCGGGAAAGCAGTAACGAGCACAAAGATAACGAGAAGCCTCTCATGGTTGCTGCTGTTAGCCCCGGCTCACGGGCAGCCACTCACAGGAAGATATCGCAGGCCACCTCAGCTTCTTGAGGAATATTTACAGGGATTTCTCTACATGATAGATGTATAGATCTTTAAATATGCCTTTAAAAAGTGTCATttcagttaccgtttttttccatgtataatgcgcaaaatttaactaatttattgtcctaaaatcaggggtgcgcattatacatggatacaaaaaaatatatatctatatatttattgatttttttttttttaaatccggatatgatacggaggccgccattacagatgcgctttcttctctgctgttctcttcaaacacgctccatacgaacacaatgctctcgtatcagacgcttgctcgatcacctgctcgtttgctgtcacaatgtaccctacacaaatccgaaacatttcttcgctattgaggttgctagcgcatgcacagtgatactgaccgacagaataacatccggttgttcccaaagatgatcttttttcggaaataattttacgttcacggatttaagtaggagtcaaactttgggtgcggattatacatgggtacaggcttttttccatcatcaacatgccatttttagggtgcgtattttacatgggggcgcattatacatggaaaaaaacggtaagttttGGATTATAATGGAAAATTGTCTCCTCTGAACCTCAAATGTCCGTTGACACTTGCTCAACTTTGATTTTTGAAAGATCAGGTGAGCACATAGGggagttttcttttttgggcTGTGCTAATCTGTGCTGTGAGTCAGCCAAGTGACTCAGCGCTTTGCTCCCGTCTGCGCCTCAGCCAAAGAATGACGGGAACGTCCGTCCCATCTGCGAGTAAGCCAGCCGGCTGGCGAGGCAGCGGGCAAACGCCTGAGGAACGTCAGGGACTCATTTTAGAACAAAACCCACGCTCATGATCCACATTTGCACACCGCCATTTGGCAAAGTATGAAGATGTGCTCCACTTCCTCTTCTGACTCGGTGAACAAGCCACGTCACGGCCCGGCTGAGAGGTCACAAAGATCCAAAGAagtgacacttaaatacatcagCAGGGCGTCGCATCAATGCTTTGACTTAAGAGTGCCCCAACTTCAGAGTTTTTCCAAATTACAAGCCGCTTGGTCTATTTCTGGTGCACCTGCTTGATCTTTgccttgaaaaaagacttttggcatccaagctcaccacggCCACCCATTCTCGTTGCAGATGAAAGCGTCACTTGTTTCGTGTCAGAGGAGTGCCACCTCCCGTGTATGTTCCCCCCCGCCTCCAACCAGAGCGTGCGCTGGTTCCGGCAGGACGCGGTGATGCTCAGTTTCGGCGAAACGCCCAGTGAAGGCCAGCCGCTGGCCGGGCGGGCCGCCGTGTCCCCGCCCATGATCGCCGGGGGCAACGCTACTCTGGTCCTCAGGGAGGCGGCCCTCAAGGACCGCGGCACTTACCGGTGTCATGTACGTACGTCCAAGGGGGATCACAGCACCAAGGTGGTCTTGAAGGTGGAAGGTATGTTTTGCATTTGCTTTACGAGAACTGATACTTTGATACTttgtaaaaaaagaattttaaaTGAATCCGCATACACTGTACAGTTTCAACCATTTTTTGTGGGGGTGGGGTCAAAAGGTCATTTTTTCCTTATGGGACCCTAAAGAGTGACAAATAATTTGTTATTATTGCTTCCTGATGTTCTTTTATCATTTACAAGTGAGCTGCTGTTATTCATCAGATCTTTGACATTGTATATATTTAAATTATGTGTTGTAAATGATTGTATTTAAGGGTCATAAATCTAAACATAGGGATCAAACATCAGTGGGGGCCATTTTGTACGTACGAGTTTGACTTACTTGTACTTTTGTATCACGCAGCGCCCATCCGAGGCCTTTCCCTGGAACTGTCGCGGCTAAGTGGCTACGAGGAGATGAAGTGCATCGTGCGGGACGTCTTCCCTCCGCCCCGGGTCACCTGGGCCACAGAGCCGCCCACCTTCGAGGACCTGCGACCCATCACGCGCATGCTGGCCGACAAGCGGGGCCTGTACACGGCTGACAGCAGGCTGAAGGTTATGGAAGGCCAGCCGGAGCTCATCTACATTTGTAAAGTCACCACCTCCTACGGGGGGCCCACCTGGACATCCTCACTGCGGGAGAGAGGTAAGCCGCAGACCTGACGAATATCTATATCCTGTACCcaaccactccatccccccGACAGCAATAGCAGGTAGCGAGGGTCGAGATTTGACCATCCCATGCTTCGCCCCGGGGTACCTGAACAGCCTCACCCTCCGCTGGAGCTTCTCCAACGGCGAGGACCCGGTGCACATCCTGACCTACGACAGCCACTCGGGGCACAGCACCTCGGCGCCGTCCTGGGACAACCACTTGGAGCTGGACGGCTTCAGGGTCCCGTTCGGGGACGGCTCGCTGCGCTTGATGGACCCCGAACACGTCCACCACGAGGGCACCTATAGCTGTGTCTTCTCCATGCCGTATAACACGCACACGGAGCGCTCCGACGTCGCCATCAACTCGCCCACTGGTGAACGCAAGACGGCGCTAACATCAACATCATGTCCGGTCTGCCTGaactcatgtgtgtgtgtgtctttgtgcagCCAATCGGAGCACCTCGCTGCAAACGTCATACTGGTGGATCGTCGGCCTGGTAGTGGCGTTGACAGTCCTGGTACTGGCAGCCATGTTGGTTTACCTGAAGATGCGAGGTGAGGCCACGGCAACCctcgagcatgtgtgtgtgcatccatGTGTGATGCTCACAATATGTGTGTGTCTTAGGAAAAGCAGCAAAATCTTCATCACGTGACCCTGAGGAAGAGACCGAGCTGAACTCGGTCAAAGGTACGAGTAGAGGAAAAAAATACTCACTTATGAGCACTAGGTGGCGCCATTGTGTTGTCCAGCAATGACAACCCTGAAAAGACACGGGAAAAATAAGTTGCCGTTTTTATCTTGGTCTCGTTTTTCCATCAATGACCATCGAATTTAAACTAGTACAAAAAAATCAAGGAAGCATTTCAGATGTTTAAGAAACAGTTCCCCCTAGTAATTCAAATGAGTGCAATATAGTATTCCaatttgtcaggtttatttcaatgactgaataattattaagagaagagcaacagcaaacaaaacagaagtgagacagaatattaagtcttttctcgcgaggagaacgatagagagaggaaactcggttacaatctccatcaattctgagttctccctccacgtgctcctctatttaatgttttggttgccctggttacagaggcgttgctacactaaagggaggggagattgtgtctgtagcaacgctgattagctaaggaatgtagtgtggtgtgaattagcacttcatcgtcggcccgtgacccgcgcagggtttgtccatctgttcttctccagttgttggccgtgggtgagatcagataactttaattgctgctttcctgtggaacaatacaactagacctttgctagactttatctacttagtaaattaacactcaataacaataagtaacttgtcttaAACACTAaagcaaatgttaagtaaatgtaaggtaactggtatgcagttccttaaacaaacattgagtaaatataggataacttgcacgcaactacttcaaactgtgtttaacacttaacaaagaaaaacagttctgatcaacaacaatatatgaaccaaacctacagttaactaaaaggaatgaagttttctTTCaatcaaataagaacattttgcctatgcaaataagctctgcttattggtagtgaaggcctcttacaggaacaaaaacacacagataacataaggacaggaaggatacatatggctgacagggatcaaaagatccctgtcactaaaagtAAAgagcctagataaaaggaaagccataaactcataaatgactcataaaaacagcaaggccaaacagcaagcatctcttgcagttctattggggtaaagcattgattagagaacgcatgataatatatatatacatttttctaacacaatTAAACATTTATGTAAATATATTAATTAAAGTAAAACTGATATCAATTAGGACAATACAAATAAATGTACTTGGCATTGAGTACAAAATCATTTTGATCTATTTTATGTGACTATGTCTTTCAATGCGATACCTATTGGGACTAAATTTAGTTGCATAAAATAACATTGCATTATCCCTTGGATTTTCAGGCGTAGAGGGTGAAAGTGAGAAGAGCAACCAATTTCCTGCCAGAGGCAACAATGGACAGACTGGACCCTTGTGACCCCCGACCCCACCCCTCCACACACTGGACTATGTTTTATATTGTAAAGACATTTTGTATGAAGTGATGTCTACTAAAGTTACATATTGACCGGACACGCACTAGAACCTTTACAAGTGAAGTTCCCTAGACCTTCTGCAAGCCTTTGTATGCACGTGCAATGTTTCGGACCAGCTGGCTGAAGGCCAAACTCACAATTGCTGTATGATGGCTCAAAATGTCACAACTGTGCCTTTCTGTGACTCTTCCAGTCTCGCCGCAACATGCCGATGATATTGACCATTTGGTTTGGAATGTCATCAGCAGGTTACAACACTGGAAGAAGTGGGCTAACTTCCTTGGTAACTTTGGGTCAGAAACCAACATTGGGAATTTGAGCGTTGAGCtcccgagagagagagagagagagagagagagagagagagagagagagagagagagagagagagagacttaaCGCAATCCAAATGTGGAATGTAGCCCGACTAGAATGTTTTGCTGACGTCCCGCCTGCAAATTCCCAAAGCGCGATCACGTTCAGAGCGTCAACATGGACATTCAGCAACAGATTCTTCAACTCTTTATTGCTGACGTCATAACCCCCCAGTGAGGGAACCGCATATGTCAACATCTGCCTGGGGAAAGCACGCCACAGCGCGATATGCCGAGGAAATTGAGGGGAGCGGTGGGCGTGCATCTCTTCAGAACTAAACCCTGTTGcgcaactgtgtgtgtgtgtgaggggggggtggGCTGTGACTTATCACgtaggggtgtactcacttttgcaATCTGAAAATTAATGGCTGCGTGTTGACTGATTTTGAAAGGACAGTAAAAATATTGCCAAAAATTTGAGGAGTGTGTTTCAACTTCATGTGAGCGAGGGTGTGGGCGGAACATTTTGACGCTCGTATTTTTAGAGCTCTTATCCAGCAACGGGGAATGCTGGTGGACCAGTCCGGGTACTCTGCACCAATGCGCGATGATGAACAGCAGCGGCACTGCCGCGGTGGGCTTTTTGGTGGTCACTGTCCTATGGCGTCCTATGGTCATTGGAGGTAAAGTGGAACGAGACAAACATATACTTTTTTATGATGTACGTATATCTTGTATTTTATGCcagaccagaaaaaaaaagttcaacatgGCGTTATAATGTGATGAGTCTCACTCGTTTAATTACCCGTTATAGGGAAATTAATGAAATTCATGATAAGAAAAATATACAATTCAATGTAGCATTTTTTCATGGCTTGGTTTTTGATCTGTGGTCTCATCAGACCATATGAGATTGTCATTATCGAGCTGGCCTCGAAGCTATTTTCAGTTTCATTTTTACGGTATTTGATTTACTTTCAAAGTTAACCAAACCTGGAAacctttttttctctcattgTGCCAAGTAAACAAACCGAGTAATACATATTTAATACACACTTTTGCTTTTAAATTGAGTACACAGGTACTTTTACTTCCCTGATGCCCCAAGTATCTAATTCATACCTTACGAGTACAAGTGCCTTTGTTTTTCCCTACAGAACTTGAGCACTCGTTATTCAATGTGGATTTGATACTTTACGAGCAAAACAATTCAGTGGCATTTCATTTAGAATCAGATATTGAAATAAATGTCAATAACACAAAGCTATTTGAATGTTGCTCATGCTGGAGAGCGACATGGGAGTGTTGGGAGTAAGGCGTTTGAGAACAAGTGGTGGAATTGAAACAGCTGCTGTGGGGTGGGGGAGGTTTCCCTCACGGAGCATCTGCGTGAATATTATGTTTGCTTACTTAGCCGTCACTGATTTCCCGCTCAGGTGCTCGACATGGGCATGTCATCAGAAGGAATTTGTTGTGACATTGCATTGCTGACCTCATTGCACGGACCTTTTGCAGGCAACCGTGACGTCTGGTGTCGCTGGAAGACGCCCTGCCTTTTGGAGGCTAACTTTCCCATTGGAGATGACGTGGTCATCCACTGGAAGCTGGAGTCACCAAGCAAACTCCAGGTTCATTCCTTCTACTACGAGAAAGACCAGCTGCAGGAGCAGGACCAGCGCTTCAGGGGCCGCACGTCGCTGTTCAAGGAGAAAATCCCCAAAGGGAACGCTTCTCTGCTGCTCACGAACGTGCTGGTTGCAGATGAAGGCACCTACATGTGCTATGTGGGAACACTCACAGGACAGTGGAGGTCCCACATCAAGCTCAACGTGGAAGGTGAGTCCGCAAGCCACCTGAAGTACATCAGAGGTTGTTCAATGAATGGAACGGAAGCGAGTGGACGTTGTCCTATCATGGCGTCCCTTTGCAGCTGCGGTCACTTCAATCCGCTTCCGTCCTGACGATGAGGATCAGCTGATCTGCAGCTCGGGCGGAATCTTCCCTCAACCCGAACTGCGCTGGTCCACAGAGCCGGCGCTGCCTGACGCCCTCCGCAACAGCAGCCAGGTCCAGCAAGAGACGCAGACGCAGCTTTACAATATCAGTGGCTCGCTCGCGTTGGCGGGCGACGCCCACCCCGACCTGGAATACATCTGTGATGTCAGCACCACAAACAGCAGCCGCAGAATCACGTGGAAGAAAACAAGTGAGACACTCACCCGGTGGGGGGACATTTCAATTGCCCACCGCACATGCTGACAAACTTTAAATGCCTCCTTCCAGCTTTGGACGTTTCCGTCGCAGAAACGAGCATTGAGTGTGCGCCCGTCTCTCACCCGAGCAGCCTCGAATGGACGTTCAACCACAGCAACGTCATCGCCGATAAACTCGCCGGACACAAACTCAACATTGTCAGCGACTGGAAGGAGCACGTGAAGGGCGTGTCCGAGGCGGGTGCCCTCAACCTGTACCACCTGAGCGCTAACCAGAGCGGCACATACACGTGCAGGCACAGCAACAAGACACAGACGCGCGTTCAAGACATCCTGCTGACCGTGACGGGGACGGAGGACGGTGAGCTCCTGCCGAGATACCTTGCAGCATCCACAAAAACATGGTTCCTCTGAGCTTCTGAAAACGGAACCTACCAAAACATCTCACCCGTTCTGTTACAGTGCACCCCAAAGCGGCCGGCATCACGTTGGGCGTGCTTGGAACGATCTTATGCGTGGTTACAGTGGGCGCCATTTACTACTTCACCCAGCACAAGACCAAAGCGTGGTGCTGCACCCGTGACGGTGCTCCTGCGACATCGCCACCGAATGAAGTCATATAACGTGATATTTGCAGGAGAACAGCGATGAAAACCTGCATATCAGCACGATAGAACGTTCCCAAAGTCTTCGGAATATTTGTCTGTCATCATGATGAAGATGGCAAAAGTAGATGAATGGAGAACAAGAGAAAGAACCTTCTCTGGGAGTAAAGGCGAGTTATCCAACAGAACCTTTAGCCCAAGAGCTGGAAAAAGAACAAACGAAGAGGACTGACGGCCGTGGTGCGTTTGGGGACTGATGGGAATAAGAGCATCCTTGACAGTGATAGCCACTCAGCAGCTGCCACAACAGTAGTGCGTCTTTtaaagtgactttgttcttattgtcgcaatatttatagagctagtctaaaacataaaacaaagtcatgttgattcttttggattttaatcacaaGCACTTTCTAGAGTTATTCCTGTCTAAAaccgtttttttaaaaaactgcacttttatattaaaaaaaaagtacaatttaaaacacataggatgttttttttattcaatgatGCCACGCTCCATTTATATATAGGAATAGGgttttatatagcacatttaaAATGTCTTCTTGTAATATAACTAATTTTATAATTGAAGCTGGGGTAATACttgacagatttttgttggtagTGTGCCTCAAGCTTTTCTCCATTGAAAAGGTATGCGGTGGATAAAAACATGTTGGGAAACACTCAGCTGGAGCAAGGCGCTGACTGGTACAAAGTCTGCTATGCATCACAGATAAAATGACCAAAATGTGACGTTGAAAGTcctgctgacttatttgtttCCTTCAAAGAAATGAAAGCCTGGACTGGATTTCAATATTCATAATTTTCCTAAAGATGCGAGGTGAGGCCACGGCAACCCTATGCGTGATGCTCACAATTTGTGCCTGTTTTACGAAAAGCAACAAAATCTTCATCACGTGACCCTGAAGAGGCGACCGAGCTGAACTCGGTCAAAGGTACAAAAGTAGAGGATAAAAATACTCACTTATGAGCACTAGGTGgcgccattttgttgtccagcaatGACAACCCTGAAAAGACACGGGAAACATAAGTAAAATATGTCCGGTTTTTCCATCAATGACCATCGAATTTAAACtagtaaaaaagaaatcaaggaaGTAATTCAAATGTTTGACAAACAATTCCCCCTAGTCATTTAAATGAGTGCAATATAGTATTCTAATTAAACATTTCTGTAAATATATTAAAGTAAAATTGATATCAATTAGGACGATACAAATAAATGTACTTGCCATTGACTACAAAATCATTTTGATCTATTTTACAAGACTATTTGCTTTCAATTAGATACCTACATTTAGTTGCATAAAATAACATTGCATTATCCCTTGGATTTTCAGGCGTAGAGGGTGAAAGTGAGAAGAGCAACCAACTTCCTGCCAGAGGCAACAACGGACAGACTGGACCCTCATGACCCCCGACCCCACCCCTCCACACACTGAACTATGTTTCTATTGTAAAGACATTTTGTATGAAGTGATGTCTACTAAAGTTGCATATTGAAGCGGACACGCACTAGAACCTTTACAGGTGAACTTCCCTAGACCTTCTGCAAACCTTTGTATGGACTTGTGCAATGTTTCAGACCAGCTGGCTGAAGGTTGAGGTGACTTATCACgtaggggtgtactcacttttgcaATTTGAAAATTAATGGCTGCATATTGACTGATTTTGAAAGGGCAGTAAAAATATTGCCAAAAATCTGAGGAGTGTGTTCAGTTTTGTGAGATTGCATATCCCTAACAACGCTTCATTAGGAGGGAGACACCATGGCACTGTGCTGAGCAGTTTTGGGTTTTGTGCATCTCTCATTTTTGGACCGCCCAGTGGCTTCAAACTTTAACATGCGGACTGGCAATTCTGCTGTAAAACAAAGTCCACATGAGTGTGAACGCTAACTGAGGTATTCACGTCATGTGAGCGGGGGTGCGGCGGAAGACTTTGACGCTCGTATTTTTAGAGCTCTTATCCAGCAACGGGGAATGCTGGTGGACCAGTCCGGGTACTCGGCACCAATGAGAAAAGCGCGATGATGAAGAGCAGCGGCACTGCTGCGGTGGGCTTTTTCGTACTCACTGTCTTATGGCGTCTGGTCATTGGAGGTAAAGTGAAACGAGACAAACATATACTTTTTAATGATGTACTTATATCTTGTATTTTATGCCacaccagaaaaaaaagttcaacagGGCGTTATAATGTGATACGTCTCAGTCGTTTAATTAATAGGGAAACTGATGAAATTCatgctaaaaaaataatcatacgattcaatgttgcatttttttatgGCTTGGATTTTGACCTGTTGTCCCATCAGACCATATGAGGTTGTCATTATCGAGCTGGCCTCGAAGCTATTTTCAGTTTCATTCTTACGGTATTTGATTTACTTTCAAAGTTAATAAAACCTGGAaacctttttttccctcattgtGCCAAGTAAACAAACGGAGCAATACATATTTAAATTATACTTTTGCTTTTGAATTGAAGAAATTTAATTGCTTCCCTCACGGAGCATCTGCGTGAATATTATGTTTGCTGACTAAGCCGTCACTGAGTTCCATCTCAGGTGCTCGACACGGGTATGTCATCAGAAGGAATTTGGTGTGACATTGCATTGCTGACCTGATTGCGTTTTGCAGACAACCGTGACGTCTGGTGTCGCTGGAAAAGGCCCTGCCTTTTGGAGGCTAACTTTCCCATCGGAGATGACGTGGTCATCCACTGGGAGCGGGAGTCACCAAGCAAACTCCAGGTTCATTCCTTCTACTACGAGAAAGACCAGCTGCAGGAGCAGGACCAGCACTTCAAGGGCCGCACGTCGCTGTTCAAGGAGAAAATCCCCAAAGGGAACGCTTCTCTGCTGCTCACGGACGTGCTGGTTGCAGATGAAGGCATCTACATGTGCTATGTGGGAACACTCACAGGACAGTGGAGGTCCTACATCAAGCTCAACGTGGAAGGTGAGTCCACAAGCCACCTCAGAGGTTGTTCAGTGAATGGAATGGAAGCGAGTGGACCTTGTCCTATCATGGCGTCCCTTTGCAGCTGCGGTCACTTCAATCCGCTTCCGTCCCGACGATGAGGATCAGCTGATCTGCAGCTCGGGCGGAATCTTCCCTCAACCCGAACTGCGCTGGTCCACAGAGCCGGCGCTGCCTGACGCCCTCCGCAACAGCAGCCAGGTCCAGCAAGAGACGCAGACGCAGCTTTACAACATCAACGGCTCGCTGGCGTTGGTGGGCGACGCCCACCCCGACCTGGAATACATCTGTGATGTCAGCACCACCAACAGCAGCCAAAGAATTACGTGGAGGAAAACAAGTGAGACACTCACCCGGTGGGGG
Coding sequences:
- the LOC133143379 gene encoding CD276 antigen-like isoform X2 — protein: MSAFICIWACFLLRLSAAATDKTPDESVTCFVSEECHLPCMFPPASNQSVRWFRQDAVMLSFGETPSEGQPLAGRAAVSPPMIAGGNATLVLREAALKDRGTYRCHVRTSKGDHSTKVVLKVEAPIRGLSLELSRLSGYEEMKCIVRDVFPPPRVTWATEPPTFEDLRPITRMLADKRGLYTADSRLKVMEGQPELIYICKVTTSYGGPTWTSSLRERAIAGSEGRDLTIPCFAPGYLNSLTLRWSFSNGEDPVHILTYDSHSGHSTSAPSWDNHLELDGFRVPFGDGSLRLMDPEHVHHEGTYSCVFSMPYNTHTERSDVAINSPTANRSTSLQTSYWWIVGLVVALTVLVLAAMLVYLKMRGKAAKSSSRDPEEETELNSVKGVEGESEKSNQLPARGNNGQTGPS
- the LOC133143379 gene encoding CD276 antigen-like isoform X1; this translates as MSAFICIWACFLLRLSAAATDKTPDESVTCFVSEECHLPCMFPPASNQSVRWFRQDAVMLSFGETPSEGQPLAGRAAVSPPMIAGGNATLVLREAALKDRGTYRCHVRTSKGDHSTKVVLKVEAPIRGLSLELSRLSGYEEMKCIVRDVFPPPRVTWATEPPTFEDLRPITRMLADKRGLYTADSRLKVMEGQPELIYICKVTTSYGGPTWTSSLRERAIAGSEGRDLTIPCFAPGYLNSLTLRWSFSNGEDPVHILTYDSHSGHSTSAPSWDNHLELDGFRVPFGDGSLRLMDPEHVHHEGTYSCVFSMPYNTHTERSDVAINSPTANRSTSLQTSYWWIVGLVVALTVLVLAAMLVYLKMRGKAAKSSSRDPEEETELNSVKGVEGESEKSNQFPARGNNGQTGPL